In Pseudomonas sp. P5_109, the genomic window ATTTCCGGAAGTGCCAGGCCTCGTGATAGATCGCGGACCTCACGCAATGCGTCGGTGGCGGCGCCGCGAACGGTTTCCAGCGCCTCCTGATCGACCGTGGAGAAGTCCTCGGCCAGGTCGTCGAGCCGGATCAGAATCAAGGTCAACAGCTGCGCCGGCCCATCGTGCAGGTCTGCGCCAATGCGCCTCAAGGTGAGTTCGTTGATATGGGAAAACTCCTCGGTAGCCGTCGCCATCTTGCGCTGCAGTTCGGCATTGCTGATGTGCAGGCGGGTTTGCTCTATCAGCCGCAAGCGCAGTGCCACCTGCTGTTGCTGGATAATCTTGTCACCGCGTCGCACGATGAAGAACAGCAGCGTCAGCATGGCCAGCGTCGCGGCGCCGACGACTCCCCATACCTCCTCCCGGACCCGATTGATCTCGCGCCTGAGGCTATCGGCCTTTTCGTAAAATTCGCCCACCGCGATGATTTTCCCGGAGCGTGAATCCCGCAGGGGCGCGTAGATCTCATAGAGTGGCACGTTGAGCTTGCGCTCGAACTCGTTCTCGTCCTGGGTCAGCTCTTGAAGATCGGTGACCACTTTGCCCTTGAGCGCCTCGGTGATCTCATCCAATGGAAATTGAAGGTTGGTGACGTCTTTGTTGGTGCTGTAGACCACCGTGCCATCTGCTCGCCAGATCTTGATCGAGACAATGTGCTGTTTCAGCGAACGACTTTCCGTGAGGCGGTCCAGGGACTGGACACTGGCGGCCGAGAGCTCGTTGTCCCGGCTCAACTCCTGCACAAAAGGCTCCAGGAACGTATCCATGTACTGGGCGCCTGCTTCTGCGGCGCTATGTACCGCGGCACTTTCTATGCGGGCGCTCACCAAATTGCCGACGAAGAACATGGTCAGCCCGAGGATCACCGCAGCGGCAATGACAAACTGGGTCGAGTGACTCAGATTGCGCGCCCTGAGCCTCATCCGGGTGCGCCAGACTCCATTGCGAATTCCATCGGAAATATCCGCAGGTTCGACCAGGGCCTCAATCTCCTGCGCGATAAAAGTCTGGTTCTGTGATTCGACTTTTACATCTTTTGCCATTGGTCTGGTTCCCTGATCATCGAGACAGGTCGC contains:
- a CDS encoding sensor histidine kinase — protein: MAKDVKVESQNQTFIAQEIEALVEPADISDGIRNGVWRTRMRLRARNLSHSTQFVIAAAVILGLTMFFVGNLVSARIESAAVHSAAEAGAQYMDTFLEPFVQELSRDNELSAASVQSLDRLTESRSLKQHIVSIKIWRADGTVVYSTNKDVTNLQFPLDEITEALKGKVVTDLQELTQDENEFERKLNVPLYEIYAPLRDSRSGKIIAVGEFYEKADSLRREINRVREEVWGVVGAATLAMLTLLFFIVRRGDKIIQQQQVALRLRLIEQTRLHISNAELQRKMATATEEFSHINELTLRRIGADLHDGPAQLLTLILIRLDDLAEDFSTVDQEALETVRGAATDALREVRDLSRGLALPEINALSLVEELQLVAQRHEQRTGTKVKLTLGPLPKAAPLPLKLCLYRFVQEALNNAYRHANGEGQVIQAKYIDGVLNISVRDSGPGMAADAMLLEKSGRTRLGLAGLRYRVESLGGLFNIDSCASGTSVRAQFKL